The Pedosphaera parvula Ellin514 genome has a segment encoding these proteins:
- a CDS encoding radical SAM protein has translation MSTPTLERPNGTGAPSAAAPDFSKPVVKPKKSTFKLIGEVLDHGGPGYLQFAITNICNAKCDFCGFAVDKFDPKKRRSVTLKEAKDVIDISVKNHIGYMLFVGGEPLVHKELRAMVRYCAESGIHPMICTNGSLWTDQNMRDLASDGLSSVIMSIDSHDIIKHEKNRGLPDVCRKIKYANEVFKKLGIQTTASVTASKLIDDYEKLPDFLKTLGFESCTFSYPLTSLASSYLSFSDSSLVNYKTDELIAVFEKIKQMKANSGFPVVNPTESLSEMQRHLRKEKEKFGCLGGHKYFYLDWNLNLYRCHAWETPMCNIYDFDQSKLIRDGCTKCMIDCYRDPSVMQFVAISASDAYNNLKKGKVIAAAKNVFDSRNITSLKAVWDDRKWIGEV, from the coding sequence ATGAGCACGCCGACCTTAGAACGTCCCAATGGCACCGGAGCCCCAAGCGCTGCGGCTCCTGACTTTTCCAAGCCAGTGGTCAAGCCGAAGAAAAGCACTTTCAAACTGATCGGTGAAGTGTTGGACCACGGTGGCCCGGGATACCTCCAGTTCGCCATCACGAACATTTGCAATGCCAAGTGCGATTTCTGCGGTTTTGCCGTGGACAAATTCGATCCCAAAAAACGGCGTAGCGTGACCTTGAAGGAGGCGAAGGACGTCATCGATATTTCGGTCAAGAACCACATCGGCTACATGCTGTTTGTGGGTGGCGAACCGCTGGTTCACAAGGAATTGCGCGCCATGGTTCGTTATTGTGCTGAATCGGGCATCCACCCGATGATTTGTACCAACGGTTCGCTCTGGACAGATCAGAATATGCGCGATCTTGCCAGCGATGGCTTGAGCAGCGTCATCATGTCGATTGATTCGCACGATATAATCAAGCACGAGAAAAACCGTGGCCTTCCCGATGTCTGCCGCAAGATCAAGTACGCGAATGAGGTTTTCAAAAAGCTGGGGATTCAAACCACCGCCAGCGTTACCGCGAGCAAGCTGATCGACGATTACGAGAAGCTCCCTGATTTTCTCAAAACGCTTGGCTTTGAAAGCTGCACCTTCAGCTATCCGTTAACCTCATTAGCTTCGAGCTATCTTAGCTTCAGCGATTCCAGCCTGGTGAATTACAAGACGGATGAATTGATCGCTGTGTTTGAAAAAATCAAGCAGATGAAGGCAAACAGCGGTTTCCCAGTGGTGAACCCCACGGAATCACTGAGCGAAATGCAGCGCCATCTCCGCAAGGAAAAGGAAAAGTTTGGCTGCCTCGGCGGACACAAATATTTTTATCTCGATTGGAACTTGAATTTGTATCGTTGCCACGCGTGGGAAACGCCGATGTGCAACATCTACGATTTTGATCAGTCCAAGCTCATCCGCGACGGTTGCACCAAGTGCATGATCGATTGTTATCGTGATCCGAGCGTGATGCAGTTCGTGGCCATCAGTGCCAGCGATGCCTATAACAACCTCAAAAAAGGCAAGGTCATCGCTGCGGCCAAAAACGTTTTCGACAGTCGCAATATTACTTCATTGAAAGCGGTTTGGGACGATCGTAAGTGGATTGGTGAGGTCTAA